Proteins encoded together in one Chryseobacterium sp. G0201 window:
- a CDS encoding class I SAM-dependent methyltransferase — MKNINSEIFKDEYQVKNGKYIFIPVQEEVVTDFLDKIKYKIKKFNKVYSALIEIISPVYPQPFFDAKRIIRNEIKGKNVVALNLGSGNSDFGDDLLNVDLLPYENVDVICDIEKIPFKDNSVDYIINIAVLEHVPNPQQVISEIHRILKPGGKIYCFIPFMQPFHASPYDFQRFTYEGMKHQLKDFEILNLKPVGPTSGMLWVVQEWFALVFSFGIKPLHTFLYLLFMIVTFPIKFLDVILQYYPMSKNMASGFSIWAQKK; from the coding sequence ATGAAAAACATAAATTCTGAAATATTTAAAGATGAATATCAAGTAAAAAATGGAAAATATATTTTCATTCCCGTACAGGAAGAAGTCGTAACCGATTTTCTTGATAAAATCAAATATAAAATAAAGAAATTCAATAAAGTATACAGTGCACTAATTGAAATTATCAGTCCTGTTTATCCGCAGCCCTTTTTTGATGCAAAACGTATCATTCGTAATGAAATCAAAGGGAAAAATGTAGTTGCCCTAAATCTGGGAAGCGGAAATTCCGATTTTGGAGATGATCTGTTAAATGTGGATTTACTTCCTTATGAAAATGTGGATGTAATTTGTGACATCGAAAAAATTCCTTTTAAAGATAATTCTGTAGATTACATCATCAATATTGCGGTTTTGGAGCACGTTCCAAATCCTCAGCAGGTAATTTCAGAAATCCATAGGATTTTAAAACCGGGCGGGAAAATTTACTGTTTTATCCCTTTCATGCAGCCATTTCACGCATCGCCGTATGATTTTCAAAGGTTTACCTATGAAGGAATGAAACACCAGTTAAAAGATTTTGAAATATTAAATTTAAAACCAGTTGGTCCCACTTCAGGAATGCTTTGGGTGGTCCAGGAATGGTTTGCGTTGGTCTTCTCTTTCGGGATAAAACCTCTTCACACTTTCCTTTATTTACTTTTCATGATCGTTACATTCCCTATCAAATTTTTGGATGTAATCTTACAATATTACCCAATGAGTAAAAATATGGCCTCGGGATTCAGCATTTGGGCACAAAAAAAATAG